From one Montipora capricornis isolate CH-2021 chromosome 10, ASM3666992v2, whole genome shotgun sequence genomic stretch:
- the LOC138022325 gene encoding adenosine receptor A3-like isoform X1, producing MFNITAQSTPFFENATSQDTFPLIPVVTTLSFLSFGTILGNSLVVTAIIIHPALHSVTYLSIFSLAVADLLAGIVAMPSYILKKFSLGDSTNIIVCDAFRFSYFLTGYASIQSLSVISVERMLAVKSPLRYKTIVTHRRVFLGLLLAWFDSVIISCLPFIPWNQNLEKECNYSPTGWWSVMVIICNVIVPFMVIVGCYTYLYLTAKSHVKKILSDGSCAGGNDRLNRSRQTNEHRASLTMLIVIGVFAASWFPSCFYYFFHTTCPQCFSESFKPLQGIFNAWVKILTFTSSFANPLIYCWRSKHFRSAFLRILRRMTVHYSRENRGDSGVERATCGRGYIINEAVYAFKSKMDEGKYVLKVE from the coding sequence ATGTTTAACATCACAGCACAAAGCACCCCGTTCTTTGAGAACGCAACGTCCCAAGACACGTTTCCACTGATACCAGTGGTAACAACTCTGTCGTTTCTCTCATTCGGTACGATATTAGGTAACAGTCTGGTTGTAACAGCTATAATTATTCATCCAGCTCTTCACAGCGTCACATATTTATCGATTTTCAGTTTGGCGGTTGCTGATCTTTTGGCTGGAATAGTCGCTATGCCGagttacattttgaaaaagTTCTCCCTGGGAGATTCTACTAATATTATCGTTTGCGATGCTTTTCGTTTTTCATATTTTCTCACTGGTTATGCCTCTATTCAAAGTTTGTCTGTTATCAGTGTCGAGCGAATGTTGGCTGTGAAATCTCCTCTGAGGTATAAAACCATAGTAACACATCGTAGAGTTTTTTTAGGATTGCTCTTGGCGTGGTTTGATTCAGTGATTATATCCTGTCTTCCTTTCATCCCTTGGAACCAGAACCTTGAGAAAGAATGCAATTACAGTCCAACAGGATGGTGGAGCGTCATGGTTATCATCTGCAATGTCATCGTTCCGTTTATGGTCATCGTTGGTTGCTATACATACTTATATCTCACAGCAAAGAGTCATGTAAAGAAGATACTGAGTGACGGAAGTTGTGCGGGTGGCAATGATCGCTTGAACCGGTCGAGACAAACCAATGAACACCGAGCAAGCCTGACAATGTTAATTGTGATTGGAGTTTTTGCAGCATCTTGGTTTCCATCgtgtttttattactttttccATACAACTTGCCCACAGTGTTTCTCAGAGTCCTTCAAACCGTTGCAAGGCATATTTAATGCCTGGGTTAAGATATTGACTTTCACTTCATCTTTTGCCAACCCATTAATTTACTGCTGGAGGAGCAAGCATTTTAGAAGTGCTTTCCTTCGGATTCTGAGACGGATGACGGTTCATTATTCCAGGGAGAATAGAGGAGATTCAGGGGTAGAGAGAGCCACATGCGGACGCGGTTATATAATCAATGAAGCTGTATACGCCTTTAAATCGAAAATGGACGAGGGAAAATATGTCCTGAAAGTAGAATGA